The DNA sequence TCGCGTCCCGCACCCAGCGCGCTACGGCATAGCCGTGGCGCGCGCCGAAGATCAGCGCCTTCAGTACGAGCAGGTCAAGTGTGCCCTGGAGCAGGTTCAGATCCTCGTCGCGCATCGCCGTTCCCCTCAAGTGTTGAGGGAAGGATGCCGCCAGGTGCCGGGTGTGGAACAGGGACGTGGGACGAACGACGGGAGAGGCAGGGCGAGAGGTCGGCAGGTTCGGTCGGAGCTGTGCTGGCGGGGCGGCGCCAGCGAGGTCCGCCCTGCAGGCGATCATGCGGGGCAGGGCCTGCGATCACCGCCCCGCCGCCGGTCAGGCGGCGCGGCGCGCGAGCTCCCTCAGCTCTTCGTCGGTGAAGGAGTAGGCCCTGAGGCAGAACTCGCACTTCAGTTCGGCGCCCGTGTCGTCGGGGCGCTCGCGCAGCTCCTCGATCTGGTCGGCGCCGAGCAGCAGCAGGGCGCGCTCGGCGCGTTCGCGGCTGCACGGGCAGTGGAAGCTGACAGGCTTCCGGTCGAGGACGGTGAAGCCGGCGTCGCCGAAGATCCGGTCGAGGATGTTTTCCGGAGTCTCGTGCTGCCTGAGCATGGTGGTGGGGTGCGGCATCGCCCGCACCGCAGTCTCGATCGCGATCGCATCGCGGTCGCTCATGCCGGGCATGAGCTGCACGATGTAGCCGCCCGCGGCCTCGATGGACTCGTCGGGCTGCACGAAGACACCGATGCCGACGGCGGACGGGACCTGCTCGCTGGTCGCCAGGTAATGCGCCAGGTCTTCACCGATCTCGCCGCTCACGATGCCGACGGTCCCGCTGTACGGCTGGCGCATTCCGAGATCCTTGGTGACGGTGAGCCGGCCATCGGTGCCCACGGCGCCGCGCACGTTCAGCTTGCCGTTGCGGACCTGCTCGACGTTGGGGCGCGGTGTAGCGACCAGGCCGCGCACCTCGCCTTTGCCGTTCGCGGATGCGAGCAGGGTCCCCGCGGGCCCGTCGCCCTGCACACGGATGGTTACGAGCTGGTCGTCCTCCTTCAGCATGGCGCCGAAGAGAAGTGCGCCCGTCGAGAGGCGCCCGAGGGCGGCGCTCACCGCGGGCTCCGTCTGATGCCGTGACGTGAGCTCACCCACGACGTCCGTCGCATCGACGGCGAACGCGCGCACGAGCCCGTCATAGGCGGAAGCGCGGACGAGGTAGTTCCGGTTCTGCATGCTGCCCTCATTCAAAACGAACCGGCCCCGATATGCGGGGCCGGCAGATATCACGGCTGTGTGCCGCCTACCAGCGGTCTTCGGGCGGCGGTTCACGTACGAGCCCGAGGATCGCCGCCTGTGGCACGACGAGGAATTTCCTGCCTTCGAACGTGATCTCGACAGCGGCGCGTCGGAAGAAGATCGCGTAGTCGCCGACCTGCGCCTGTACCGGCAGGAACCGCGGTTCGCCGCCGGACATCTTCCACGGCTCGTCGCCGAGGTCGGTCGGAGCGGAGATGGGCGTGCCCGGCCCGACCGCTACCACCGTGCCCGTCTGCACGGCCTGCGCATCCACCGCCGATGGCGGCAGGTACAGGCCCACGCGGCTGCGGTCCTCGCCTTCCTCGGGGGAAATCAGGACGCGATCGCCAACGACGATCAGCCGCTTGGATCCGGAGTCTGAGTTGTTCGCTGTCATGGCCGACTAATAACCCCGTGTGCGTGACAAGTTTCGGCGTCCGCGAACGCGATAATCGCGGATGGCAGCCGGTCGATGCCGCCTCGCGCGACCGGTCACGCGCGCCGCGTCGTCCATCGTGGTTCGCCGTGACGGCCGCTTGGGCCATGGGCGCGCGCGGATCCGCGTCGCAGCTTGCCGTGCGGTCTCAGCCACGAGGAGGCGGGAATGCGGCAGGACGAGGACGACCGGCGCGCCTACACGTTCCTGCTCGACCCGGTGCTGGTCGAGCGCGCGCGACGGGAGGTCGGCGAGAACGACGTCGTTCGCAGCATCGAGGCGGCCTTGGCGGCGGCCATCGACTACCACATGTGGGTGCGCGAGGTCGCGGCCGGAAAGCGGGACGTGCTGTCCTGACGAGGCGCCGCCGTCGGTCCGGCTCGCGGCGCCCCGGAAGGAGCCTGGCGTGTCCTGCTCAGCGCCGCGCCTGCGTCACGACGCGCAACGCGCCCGCCGCGATCTCCGCCGCAAGCTCGCGCGTATCGTCGGCCGGCGCCGGGGGATGGTGCAGCCCCGCCAGGATGACGCCGTCGTGGTGCGCGGCGGCCACGGTGCACAGCTCCTGGGCGCGGCTCTTCAGGCGCGGGTCACCGTGCGCGTCGGCCAGGTTCAGCGTGGCGTTCGCGTGTGCGAGGCCGCGCTCGGCATCGCCGGCCAGCACGCAGGCGCGGCCCAGCTCGAGCAGGAAGCCGGCGCGCTGACCATCGTGCAGCTCCAGAACCTCGCGCATTGCACGATCGTGGCGATCCCGGAACCCGGCGGCGTCGCCGCTCTCGGCGGCGGAGACGGCGGCGCGCGTGAGCGGTGCCGCCCGCTCTGCCGAACCGATGGCGGACTGCGCGAGGGCGCCGTAACACGCGTCGGCGCCGTCGTAGAGGCGGAGCAGGCGCAGCCCATCCGCAATGCTGATCAGCAGTCGCCGGCGACGCTCGATGTCATTGATCCGGTGCAGCGCAAACCACCCCTCGTGCACGGCCACTTCGGTGTGACCCGCCGCCAGTGCGGTTGCAGCGAGCGCTTCGGCTCCGTCGGCCAGCAGCAGCTCGTCCTTCCATTCGGCGACGCGCTTGCGCACGCCGGCCAGGAGTCGTGCCGCCTCGTTCTGATCGCCGCGCACGTGGTACAGTGTGGCCAGCTCGGTCACGGCGTTCGCCCATGCCGCGCGGAAGCTGGGTGGCGCGG is a window from the Longimicrobiales bacterium genome containing:
- the hslO gene encoding Hsp33 family molecular chaperone HslO; this translates as MQNRNYLVRASAYDGLVRAFAVDATDVVGELTSRHQTEPAVSAALGRLSTGALLFGAMLKEDDQLVTIRVQGDGPAGTLLASANGKGEVRGLVATPRPNVEQVRNGKLNVRGAVGTDGRLTVTKDLGMRQPYSGTVGIVSGEIGEDLAHYLATSEQVPSAVGIGVFVQPDESIEAAGGYIVQLMPGMSDRDAIAIETAVRAMPHPTTMLRQHETPENILDRIFGDAGFTVLDRKPVSFHCPCSRERAERALLLLGADQIEELRERPDDTGAELKCEFCLRAYSFTDEELRELARRAA
- a CDS encoding co-chaperone GroES family protein, coding for MTANNSDSGSKRLIVVGDRVLISPEEGEDRSRVGLYLPPSAVDAQAVQTGTVVAVGPGTPISAPTDLGDEPWKMSGGEPRFLPVQAQVGDYAIFFRRAAVEITFEGRKFLVVPQAAILGLVREPPPEDRW